The following are encoded in a window of Labrus bergylta chromosome 16, fLabBer1.1, whole genome shotgun sequence genomic DNA:
- the rpain gene encoding RPA-interacting protein encodes MDALHRHRSLYKGTTPPWKETYRKRCVDRLKSSRSRLLDRYRLMGQSQQLCGSGASSIIVQEVMEEEWGALQSEDRRLPSLWGPDGIAEIFSVMKEYDELAVLEEIQQELLSHEMSIIEEYERNLQFEQQYISSVVEGMEEMNIICPICHTRNLNINSHFISCPCGLYINTKNQNITADVLRQLLESRVSEHMEDCLHNPVFSVAPNTDSSSPNLMISCQVCDYLSIVL; translated from the exons ATGGATGCGTTACACAGACATCGTTCACTTTATAAGGGGACGACTCCGCCATGGAAAGAAACGTACCGAAAG CGCTGTGTGGACAGACTGAAGAGCAGCCGGTCGAGGCTGCTGGATAGATACCGTCTGATgggacagagtcagcagctctGCGGCTCCGGGGCTTCCTCCATCATCGtgcaggaggtgatggaggaggagtgGGGCGCCCTCCAGTCAGAGGACCGGAGACTGCCTTCCCTGTGGGGGCCGGACGGCATAGCAGAG ATCTTCAGTGTCATGAAGGAGTACGATGAACTGGCGGTTCTGGAAGAGATCCAACAGGAGCTCTTGTCTCATG AAATGTCCATCATTGAGGAGTACGAGAGAAACCTTCAGTTTGAACAGCAGTACATATCATCAGTTGTGGAGGGGATGGAGGAGATGAATATTATATGCCCCATATGTCACAC GAGGAACTTAAACATCAACAGCCATTTCATCTCCTGCCCCTGTGGACTGTACATTAACACTAAG AATCAGAACATCACGGCGGATGTCCTGCGCCAACTTCTGGAGTCCAGGGTGTCGGAGCACATGGAGGACTGTCTTCACAACCCTGTTTTCTCTGTTGCtccaaacacagacagcagctcTCCCAACCTGATGATTAGCTGCCAG GTTTGTGACTACCTGTCCATTGTCCTGTGA